From the genome of Clostridium sp. BNL1100, one region includes:
- a CDS encoding sigma-70 family RNA polymerase sigma factor, protein MRAVELEKVRNAIRGNKNAFAELIDERKKDIYRIAYIYVKNNSDTMDLFHETVYNAFATIKKLKNPEFFNSWITRITINCCINFLKKRKRITENEVQCLDSDDIYQYSDGTPDLSEVLSSNIDLIGAVEKLDIKLKTVILLKYYQDFTINQIAEILECPTGTVKTRLNRALNLLRLELEDVKGGNFNE, encoded by the coding sequence ATGAGGGCTGTTGAATTAGAAAAAGTAAGAAATGCTATTAGAGGTAATAAAAATGCGTTTGCCGAATTAATAGACGAAAGAAAAAAAGACATATACAGGATAGCTTATATTTATGTGAAGAATAATTCAGATACAATGGATTTGTTCCACGAAACAGTATACAATGCCTTTGCAACAATAAAAAAACTTAAAAATCCTGAATTTTTTAATTCATGGATTACAAGGATAACAATAAATTGTTGTATTAATTTTCTGAAGAAAAGAAAGAGAATCACTGAAAATGAGGTACAATGTCTGGATTCAGATGATATATACCAATATTCAGATGGTACACCTGATTTGTCGGAAGTTCTTTCTTCAAATATTGACCTGATAGGAGCAGTAGAAAAATTAGATATTAAGTTGAAAACAGTAATACTTCTAAAGTATTATCAAGATTTTACTATTAATCAAATAGCTGAAATTTTAGAATGTCCCACAGGTACTGTTAAAACCAGACTTAATAGAGCGTTAAACCTTTTGAGACTTGAGCTAGAGGATGTTAAAGGAGGTAATTTTAATGAATAA